GCTAGAAATTCTCGTATGGCGCCTTTTGTTGTTAGTAATTTCTTGATGTAGGCATTAAAATCAAGCATAGGGTTTAGCGTTCTTGCGATTGCATTTCAGCGTGGCGGCGAGAACCATGTTTGGAATTCTGGTTGATGTTGTTTCTCTCACACTTTCGATGATGATATTACGATTTGTTGATGATTTAGTGTTGCTAATACTACATTCGGTTATTTTAGGCACAAGAAGTTCTGATGTTGATTTTATCCATAGTAGACTAGTAGTCCATCAATTTGAAATTCTAATTTCAGATCGAATTGTAATATTTCTTTACAGAAAAAGgggaaattgaaaaataataactgtgatctgtgaatagtgcaaataaCATGGTATTTTCGTAATTAAGTCAGTAAGAAAAGCAAAAAATGgcggaaattaaaaaaaaaaacgtcaattaaatggataaaattTGAGATTAAGTTTGTAACATTTGAGCTCAAATGAATAAGAGTACAACTTAACTGAATAAAAATTGCATTTAAATGAATAATTTGGTGCCACTTGAAAGTCAATTTAATTACAATTATGCCATGTGGTTTGTACTACTTATACATAACATTTATTGATTTAGAATGATAGAATCACCCCAGAAAAAGAGTTATCTTGAATGTTTCATTTATAAATGTGGCGgaattcaagaaaaaataaatcttACGCTGTAGAATGGCAAtagattttttgtttttttctgaTTGAAACGAACTTGGGAAAACGAATGAGTGAATATTTGGATGCCTCTACTGAAAGTCATATATAATTCTTGAGATGGATAGAATACATGATAAGAACTAAGAGGTACCTTTGTTTAGATGAGTGTCTAGTTGTCGTTTTGTGTTCATATTCTCCCTATTGTCCCAGATTTGATATATTTCTTAGATTTTTACGTCGAATTTCTTGTGCCACTCTTGCTGGAAGGTTTTTCTCAGCGCCGGTCATCTGGATGACATTTATTTTTGGATAGTGGCATAGTGATTCAGTTGTGAGTTCAAAAGTTATGACTGAATTTCCTAATGTAGAATAGCACTTGATGTAAAATGAGGACATACGTGCTCTAAAGCACAGGAATGAGTGGATGCTACTTGCATCTATCTAGCTGATTCACTGATTGTTTATCATTCGATTCTACAAGTTTTTGTGCTGATATTCTGATATCATTGTATGTTTCACGGAGCATTAATAAACTGAATCATTTTAATCCCTTAGTGTCTGATTTTGCTTGACCTATGGATTTCGGGATGGGCATAAATCTGGATCGTGGAAAGCCCTTATTTTCAATTAAATGATTCACCACCTCAAAGGAGAGGATTCGTTTGTTGAGCTATGTTTTAAGTTTACATTTCTGCATTTTGATCTCTGGTAGACTTACTCATAGTAATTACTGAATCAGAATCATTCTTTTCCTATGTGTGCAGTACATTGACTTTTGAGATAAGCACTCCTGAACCATTAAGTTGTCTGTGTACGTctgtttttaaaaaatttgttttactaTTTTAAACACCTGATTTTATGCAGGCCTTTATGCCGCGGAGAAAGGGAGAAGGAAAAAACATTAGCTATTATCAAGCCAGATGGAATTTTGGGCAACTACAgtgataaaattaaaaatataattacagGTTATGGGTTTAGTATTACGAGGGAGATGAGGATCCAGCTTGATGAGGATGCTGTGAGGAGCTTCTATGCTGAACATTCCTCTAAAAGCTTTTTCCTTAGTCTTGTCAAATATATGACAAGGTATGTGACTAAGCATTTTAACTTTCCCTTAGTTAATAATTACGGTTCATAGAATTGAACAACTATACTTTCTTTGTTCCTTGTTATCTGTTCACTTATCATGCTTGCCTATTTGAAGTAATAATTTTACAGCAACAACTCCTTCGTATGTGCTGATTTGTTTATTCTAATAAACAACGAGGACCATGAAAGAGATAGCATGTGAGACATagtggattttttttatttttatttaagtgGGGACCATGAGAAAAGAAACACTAAAACATTTTGAGTGGGGATTAATGGAAgagagaaataataaaatatggtaGAAGTTACCAAATGTAAAGTGAAGCATAAAAAAAACATCCCATAAAAGGCAAGTGATGCATTTAAAAAAACGGAGGGGGTATCATATTGCTTCTTCTGTTAAACTTTCTTTTAATGCGATTTATGGATTCCGATTCTGTTTTTACTTCCTAGCAAATGTCATAGAGTTCAAATATTATAGGTTGGGCCTGGGCTCTATGGTTACTGAATGATCCAGTTCATCAATCTAGCTTGAAATACATCCACTAAAAGTCTTGTATATCTCTAACCAATTTGTCCATTCTTTATCCAGTGGTCCAATCTTGGTAATGATTCTGGAGAAGGACAATGCTGTTGCTGATTGGCGTAAGTTGATTGGACCCACTGATGCTGAGAAGGCTAAGGTCACTCATCCTCAAAGGTTGTTACCATCTAATCCTTCCTTTGATTTATTCATCAATTTTACTATTTGGATCCATGGTCTCCTTTTAGGCTAGAAGAAGACTTGCTATGTGATGGTTCACTTAAACACTTATTTGAATGAGAAAACACTTTAAATCACCAAAATTTGTTTGTCTTGTTAAACCTTTTGGTTCCTCTATCCTTTTCAGTATTAGAGCGATGTGTGGCTTCAACATGGAGAGGAATTGTGTCCACGGTTCTGATTCTACTCAATCTGCTTCAAGGGAGATATCATTTTTCTTTGGTATGGTTAATGTCTTGATGATCTTTTGGTTTACATATCTATCATTTAGTGATGCAAACCAAAATGTTGGGTTTAGGTTTTGAGACTTACGCTAACATCATCTCTATCGATTAGATTTTTGGAAGATATTTAGGTTGGAAAAAACAAACATAATATATTATCCAGTATTCCTGTTTGGTTGCAGTAGGGGGCGGAAGGAAACAAAAGTTGGAAAAATTATAAATGCatgattagtttaaattatcTGGAGGGTAATAGGTGAGCACCAATCCATGTATTTCCAGCTAGATACATTAACAGTTAGATATACTCCTCTAACTAGTGGATGGAGACTTAAGACTTTAGACACCACCTAAAGCTGCTATTCAGGATACCACTATAAAACCAGAGCTATCTTGCAAATCTCCAGTTTAAGATACTTGGTAATATCCAAATGATTGACCTTGGGTGAACTGTAATATACTTCTGGAGATATGTTATAATATTAGTGAAAGAAAGGTAAATTTTGATCAATGTCTTCTCAGTTTTGGCTCATAAGTTATGTGCTAGTACTAGAAAAGAAAATGTTTTAGCTGCAGTTCAGGATGCATAAGCCCAGAACCATCTTTAAAATCTAAGTTTTAGATACTCCATGGTATGAAATACTTCCAGAAATATGTTATATcagtaaaaaaaagaaaatgttgaTAGAATTCTATAGGCTTATAAGTTATGTGCTAGTAAATTTTGTCTTAACAAAACCTGATGGTAAATCATTTTTATTAACTCATTTCTTTATCCTTTGTTCCCTTTACAGATGTACAGGATACAAGGCATGATGAGTTGTGAAGGTACActaaaatcaaattattaacCTCTTCATTATATGGAAATTTCCTGTGTGTTCATGAAATCCGATGTAATatatttatgattttttttgtcaatAACTACCATAAAAAgagaaactaccttataaatttATCATTTACAATTTGCAAATGAAAggtatccttttttttttcctcttgaTGATGATCTGGCTTAGGTTaaagaaaattcaaatattATTTAGGTGGAGATGAGCCTCAAAGTTTATCGAGGAAAGTACTCGTTTAGTGGAATTAGTTTGGACCCTTGTTTCTCTTTGTCTTGCTAGGTTTGTGACTCACAGATTTCCTCTCACCTATCTTGGTCTCTTGTCAGGTGAAACCCCTAGAGGAAACTTTTTCGAACACTCCCTAAGATAATCTATGGGTGAAATTGGGCTTATTCTTTGAGCGGGCGTTAATtatttttgttcaattttttcTTTGTAGTACTTGTCTCgattgagagttttaggtttcCCTGTGATATCTTGGCCATGAGATACCTTTTTGGTTCAGGATGAGGGAGGATAAAAAGGCATCTCTTGTGTGAAGCAAACTGTATGCATGCTTTGGGAGGAGGCTGGTCTACGTCTCATCAATATGATGTTTGGAATTCAATGCTCAAACTCTTACATGGTTCTTTTTTAATTCTCTTTGGTAGTAAGTATTAATAGCAGATATAATTTTTTGGGCAATGGATGGTTTCTCTTAGCCTCTTGAGTATACTGTATTCATGCCTCCTCTTCCAGCCCTCTCCTAGGGTGTCGCTCCTTTTCTTTCTTAAACCAACTATGCCAATGAGTTTAAGTTTTGGGAGAAACCTTAGGTAGTGGAAGTGgctatattcatttatatccctcactttttccttctttttactCATCATAGTGTCCCACTTTCTGATTTCTGGAGTAAGGAAGGGTCAGGGTTTTCATGGAAATTTTACTTTAGCTAGGATCTGGGAGTTAGGGTGGCTGGCTGATAGACTAGTTAGGACTTCGGAGAGTTGGACAATATGTATATTAGAGTTTGCTTGGGAGactcttttagtataattgTTGTTGTTTACTTCAACAAATACCTAGTAATCATGCCTGCGATTGCTTCATCCATTGTCTAAGTATTTAAGATTCCAAGGTTCCTAAAAGAGAATTAAGACATTTATGTATTGTTTACAGCATGTTTGTATTAGCTCAACACTATTGTAAAAGTGGATATCAATTAGCGTCATGCCTTCATCTTCTAATGTATGTGCCTTTTTTCTGGGATGTGAAGAGTCTGAGAGTTACATTTTATTACATTTAGGTTGACTTTTCTTTTTGTGGAATAGGTTCAACATTATTAATAATATGTAGAAACAGAAACTAAGTTTGTGTGTCATGCGTCTTGGAAATGAATAGCTGGAGTGCTTGAACGCCA
This sequence is a window from Spinacia oleracea cultivar Varoflay chromosome 1, BTI_SOV_V1, whole genome shotgun sequence. Protein-coding genes within it:
- the LOC110804147 gene encoding probable nucleoside diphosphate kinase 5, with the protein product MASHFHRFITVFVILVAFCLNRPLCRGEREKEKTLAIIKPDGILGNYSDKIKNIITGYGFSITREMRIQLDEDAVRSFYAEHSSKSFFLSLVKYMTSGPILVMILEKDNAVADWRKLIGPTDAEKAKVTHPQSIRAMCGFNMERNCVHGSDSTQSASREISFFFDVQDTRHDEL